Genomic segment of Arctopsyche grandis isolate Sample6627 chromosome 3, ASM5162203v2, whole genome shotgun sequence:
GTTTACAGACGCTACTTACTAAGATATAGTGCTGGCTAATCTATCTGCAAACTTTCATTCTGTTGTTATTTGAGGTGACGGAAACATTTTTATCTACTAGTTTATATCCTGtgatttttctacatatataatgaacgTTATGCGTTGTATTTCGCGTGTATAtagcaaaataaatataaattaagtacatattttgaattgaataacTTGGGAAAACACCGTATTGGATTTATTAAAGATGAAAATGTTTGTGGCAAGTCTGTAAAAAGAATTTAGTATTGAGGGTGTGTTTGGTATTTTTAGACCAGATGGACTTGAACGAACGTTCATAAATCATTACCATTGCTAGtaaggtgtttttttttaacatatttaaatCCAATGATTTTAAAAGAGTAGTTTTTGATCCATACCTAAAATTGATCTCGAATCCCACATGGTAAGTATTATTTGTTCCAGCAACtaccaaaatttatatttaaaatattgactaTGAGTCTtcgaatttacatataaaataatcatcTTGAGTAATGTGACGAGTTGGAAATGTTTGCTAGTGAAAGTTTTACCacaatatattgttttatcagaGGAATCGTTAACTGATCATAGTAAAGACATATGTAGATGAGCAGTGGCAGATCAAGTAAATGGGGGCCCCCAAGCGCATTTGAAATTTAAGGCTCTCACTTCAGTAAAACAAATGCTATCATAGttttttaccatgcttttcagtatatAGTGATTCATTGagattttacaaaaccatattttatatgtacttgaaacagtttttggaataaaatatgtgctattttaaaatactatgtaaaattggtattaatttcatttattttagcttacgaacgtattgtggacaatgataatgatttgtaagttgtaaattttgctaTCAAAGACCCATTTCGGGGCCCCCAAGATTCGGGGGCCGCAAGCGTATCTATTTAAGTATTGCTTTTTATACAAGTGGGGAGGAGAAGAAGGGAAAATAACAAGATTAAACTTACAAATCGTATTTTGGATACTAGTTGACATTTCTAGTACCGATATTTAATGACTTTTGATTAATCATAAACAGGGCAGCTGAGAGGAATCCCGGAATCTAGGAAAAAATAATTCCGGGCCCtataataaactaaaaaagaAGATCATatagacatatttttaaaatgcgaAGAATCTATCAGAATttggttgttatttttactaacctcttcttagctcaCAAACGATTATTaagtaattgaataagaaactatgatataacaggtacaatTTCACATGGAAACAAAGAATTCGTGGatctataaataataaacatttagcattaaaaaaataaatgtattttaatgtagaataatataaaatatcaatatcagtCAGTCAGATGTACCGATATGGGCCCCGTTGGATGTACCGAGTAGTCCGGTCTTCGGAATTTTACGTCGGCTCTTCCCCCCGGCTCGTCGGCCCTGATCATactgaaaaaaatgttcattggCTTCACCACCAGAGCAAGTTTGAGCATAATAAGGACTTACGTCTTTCATCTTATCTTGGTCACATCTGACAATTCGTCATTTTTATGATACGACATAACATTCgtcaaataaatatcaaattctttgtttgATTTTGGCCAGATAAACTGAATAAATGATGATTATTTGTGTAAAAGTACTGTTGGGGAAAATGCTACAGCTGATAAACATTTTCTgatttacaaataaaacaaaaaaaacctattataTGCATTACCGAGAGCCCCAAATATCTTCATTGGTGCTTTTGCTCAGCGATATATAATTTTGCTGTCTATTGGCGgtagtacatatgttattttagtTCTATATAGTCATCAATAATTATGCACTGGCCAGCAACTATAGCATATATTGGGAGATGGTTCTACAAAATAAGTGGCTCatatgttaaccctttgaatgctgaccaaaaccgatcggcgttttgctgacaaATCCATGggcgttgtatattgagcatgtacagagtaaacaagaatactacctgccaagcctttaaaggtagcattgaaaaaaaaatgcattgaagatgagtcgtgtaatccgtgtcatttatttgtcaacttttataaagactcgtttaagacagaatttctgaatttataaccatagcagaattacccgatggaaatccctaactgctgagtattttaaattgtggcttggaatttagattgtgagcattacattttaacaacaatgaagaagatggaattagttttggaaaaatatattcattgatagatttattttatattgttgcaagatatgtatattagagagtctaaacactcCTCGAAATCCTCAGTGGTAGTTATCTACATAgagtagtgatctagggtttggttggataagctacaatttttatacctgctttctattggatttataaataattctagttggaaatgttggcgaaattttcagcgtagcGGGCTTTCAGCAGAAAAtatgtcagcactcaaagggttaagtgacACTGGTATAGAATAATGTTTAaaacttaatattatattttatttgaaacgtACTGTATATACTGTAATTTTTTAGCTAAAagggaaatgaaaataaattggaaTCTAGTAGGATGAAAAAGAcatgttttatacatatgtaaaaatactagtttttttttgtatacagcAAACCATATAGCTGTGAATTAATATGTCGTCTCGGCGTGTGGATTTTGTTAAATTGTGGAAGGAGCAAGTTTTCGACGTGGCTTGCGAGAAATCTTTAGATTTGGTCAAGAATTATAAGGATCCACAGTCGAAGAATATCTCTGTAGAGGCCACCAGCCAAAAAAGGCTAGAGAAGACTAAGGATGATAAAGAGGAGAGTTTGCGTGAAACTTCTATAGCTTCCAATGACGACGATGACAAATTGACTGATCCATTTTTGGACAATGGcaagtatacattttattttattgttacaatcaatatacactcgtcattacagatcgctccaatgcgacgagtgtacgataacggtcagaaatacaataatacatatacaatcagaatacatagcatataacaattaatcagtacagaaataataatcatagagacatctatggattatttttagatttttgtgtacaattattattacaatttttatacatataataaacacgaaattatagagatgcctatagagatatctatagatttctgattactgtgcataatttttacaaattatacacacagattttgtgacaacaggaaatgatctaataccaattttcaggaatcgtttcaacaatgatcagataaaattggcaaactctgatagagaaacgatcgatttggagtcacaaaacccccaaacctaaccagcagtttgacgaaggctcgaaccttcgacctcagtggtgctaaatatatacgctaccattaagccaattGTGACTTTAGTTTTATTGTACGACTTTAAATGGAAACATTGCACAGTTTTCATTGATTGTATGGATGTGTAAACAAAAATTGTTTGATTGTTATGTAAACTAAAATTACTTCTCATATTTTGAATAGTAGGTATACACAAATTCAAAATTCTAGCTATCTCAagattaaatgtaaatttatgacATGTACTATACATTTACGACTCAACCTATTGTGTTTGCGGCATAGTCACTTGAGTTTTTTGGAACACAACATCCACTGACGAATATATTACAGTACTGAAACATTTTaattgcaattgcaatttgtagctttttattatattaaattaaacatgaattttgtatgcaaatttgtaaattaatttaatcaatgtTGATTTTTGCTTGcagtttattgttatttttattgttgtctTGTAGTGAAGTGTAATTattttactgtacatacatatatatcatcaatcaatatgtaaaataatgttTGCAATGATTTATATACTTGTAGGTGATGGTAAGAGGGCAAACGATGATGCTGTACAAAATGAATCTGATTGTGAAGATATAAGTGAACTAAAAGAAAgtgagtataatattattaattgtcatATGTGCATATTAGATTAATGTTTGTATTGAATCACTTGTAGACAAAGGCAAGATGTCTGCATCGGCAAACATCAATGTTGTGCGGGATGAGTCTGTTGATGCGGCTAAAATTAAACCGAAAAAAAGTGAGTGTATTATCATGTAGTATGTAAAtgcaatattgtaatatatttatattgtcgaataatgcaattgttttttaaaatagaaattcCAAAAACATGTTGTCAACAAGTCAGGAAAAGTTTTGCAAATTTTGGATTGGGCTGGTGCATATGCACAACAATTACGTCTTGTCTGTGCTGCGGCCTTTGTATGGTTCCCTTGTTCTTTTTGGGACGATGTTTGTGTTGCAATTGTCCATCGTTTGATAGCgacaatgatgatgatgacgagaAATGTGCAGAGGGTGAAAAAACGAAGGGTGTAAAGCCGGATTGTAGCGTGGAaggtaatttgaattttgaaatacaGAAATTGTATAGTATCATGGGTCTatctcacggcaccgaaagtgaaaaggtcaaaaaagcaaatatcggaaggcaaagatcgaaaatcgaaagatcttaagtcgaaagatcaaaaaaaaaaagggtgcatggtaaacggtacggtatatatataatatatatgagtggcatgcggtgaaattatctctctttttgtcatacagctttgtttaatgtgcgcgtgcaggatacgggaggaaaagcctgttcctcttgttcctgttgtatcctgctcgcgcaaattaagtgaggatgtacgacggggggggggggggggggggagagagacttttaccgcacgccttttaccgtttttcatatgtatgcatggtaaatgaacattttcgactttttcatggTCGACTTTTTACGGTCACccatgtacgtcacagctaaaacaatgccaataaaggtctgttcatacctatccagcacgacccgtatcctgcaggtttcctgcaagtgcggatagtattctttggtacattatatggacgtattcatacgcATTTACatattcatgcgcgtccatatagaatgtactaaagaatactgtccgtacttgcaggatacttgtaggattcgggtcgtgctggataggtatgaaaagaccttaaaacgtacgaatataataactagacaccggatagtcacagtgctttttctaggaatcggggtggtttagttctatttacaaagctagagtccaaaaaaaaaaaacgttcgcgaaccattaacaatgcaatgaacaatacacagcaccctctgggtccgtttttttcaagacggcaccttggttatccggcctttaataataacaaaagataaaaaaacttctatatatgtatacgttacAGTGagagcatatttcaagtgaaaatatattttcgccaattcaagcagtgaatacgtatcaaacaatgaatttacaacgtttttCTCTAcgaatttaaccctaacaaccctatcttaaatgaatagggccaacccttacttaacctaacctatcctaacccttaaataataccaaccctaacagtctaatcttaaatgaataaaaccaaccctgaaaatgtaactgaaacgtcagtgaaaatatattgtgacatatgcagtggcggactggccatacaagcgaacatgcccgatggcatgtgggccccactatctgttagaaaatatgggccctcagtaaaattaaataactttttaactatttcacgagtgtaaaaatttataggatattgcattttgggacctaaagtttgggtatttcaacaaaacaaatttcttacgatatacaaaaacaactaatacctgctttaacagcccatggatcggttaactttttttattaggctcgaaatgtaagtttcaacatttgcgtgggcccttttgccgggcccatttccaacgtcaatattatgtatataccaatacctatgtaacaactacctactgaaataaaaatggtaataaacaaatttccgtgaataatataaactgaattgcttaaaacaattctGATTGgatgattcatcatcaaccagcgatttaaatttacttcatactttcaaaataattgaTGGATCTATTtcgcttttgccatttttcttgtacctaaatttgtttattcccatttttgaaaaaaaaaaattttccccttggtttttagcgtgatggaaagaagaatattttgttatatggggggggggggtggcaaatttttttaaccctgggtgggccccctttgactcctggcatgcactgatttcagtcccagtccgccactggacatatgtatatactgtttgctaccaatgtttcctctaggctaatagactctgagcatttaccgccatctattgaaaatttatttaaatacataattaattaattaattaatgtttctattggtgttttatattgctaatatgtaggtagtttttaccatttttttttcatatttaacaattaaatataaatatatttaaaaggtatttgaaaaaaattcgaccgcgtgcgatCGAATACAGGActtacacatttcttttaatttttttatttatttaataacaacaatagtacatacatatgtacatagtaagtcAGTATTTTGaagtttaataatttattacaaaagaTGGTCAAATCGATGAGATGGTTTTGCTCAATGAAAGTAGATTTAATAACAGTATTATTAATGCTGTTCTTTAACATATTACTAGATTTTTtaagtttgtttttatattatacaaaatatatttctaaaGATGGGTTAGTTTCATTAGgcaatattatgtaaatacgtgatttatatacatgtatgtatgtacataaaagttaTCAATGATGGTGTATTTTTTAAGAtgcagaaaaagaaaaagatccCAAAGTGATAACTGAGGCTCCATCTGGAAATCTTAAACCTATTTTGGAAGAAGTGGATTCAGAAATTAACGTGAAGAGTGAGGAGGAAATATCGGGGAAGCCTTAGTGTTTGTCAGTAAATTATAAACTGAATGTTTCAATgtcttataatatttatatgtaattgaaaagcGCTTATATAACTATTATATATTGGAATTAATTGTTGTTATTTATATAACCAATgcattttacatgtacatatgtactaactttaagaatttaaaaatcgaCTTCatctgttttaatttaattacattaaaaattattatctgtacatttatgtatttcaatttattcattattacccatcacatacatacgaatttttttgcaaacgatctgttttttttttaatcttttaatgtacataatacCGAGTATATCAGTATCAACCATTTGTGAATGTTGAACATTAACTTCATGTACTGTAAATATCTTCAATGTACTTAATCGTTAAAATGTTACATCTGGTTATCACTGGGGAGTGTTTGCAGTTAATTCACATATGATATTTAAATGTCAAACAAAACACTAATTTGAGATGGATTAAATGtcatattgtaatatgtacatatgtggttttTTGACTTGAATCACTTGATACGAAAAACATGATATTGGAATTATTGATAATGGAAACATACTCAAGGGAAAATCTTGTCAAAATAACTTGTATGATAAATTACAACGAGAGTTGTAGTATTTTTAGGCTACATAGATAGAAATTTACAAACATTATATAAAGTTTGCAAACATTTATtcatgaaaaattttgaaagtattatatttcGGCAAATTAATTGTAATAATGTTCTATCTGCTACGGGGACGAGTAGGAGAtggtgtaaaaatattatagtcgCAGATTTTATCAgatgattatataatttaaatagcaGTTACTAGTCTCAAAGTGCTACCACAAGTTACTAGTTAGGCTGTTtaatcacaagttactagttaGGTTGTTTAATCGCAAGTGCTCTTCAATATGTTTAACATGAGCATATATTCAATAAGGGTAACAATTTCAACCAATCACAGTTTGGTAAAACAACTGGTGATTAACAGTGGCATTCATGCGTAAGATAGTTTtagtatttgatatatgtattcctTGAATGTATCGACAAATGGTTAGGTAGGATTAAGtgggataataatatttgagggtAGCACAATTCGTGAGAAAAATGTAGCAAAAAGTACCTCatagagtacagcggtcggactacatgccatctccCTTGCACCCAAATATTACGCgctacaaccatatacacaacgaaagcatttaaattgcaattaccgcttgagttagtacgtttagataaaaaaaaatattgagataacaattaataggaaaaatatctgactactgattccaatactcactttgagcgaaacaatcctaaattttgagttaaagaccgcaaaagccaaaacattgtaaaaaacgcggatttttttaaacgctcatatctcgtaaacgatcagccaccagcaaaaatcaatatcatattcgaattcagtgggtcaaacttagtaaagattggctagtctccgctctggtatttttttttgttgctcaggtAATCTGCAGTTTTGGCTCCACCACTGAAGCACGTTTTATCACGActcagattttattatttttctttcactttATCTTGTGGTCATCCAACAGTttatatttgtctttttttGTGACACGTTCCAAGccttcaataaaaatatacgcaaaatcCTAAACGTAtactaattaaatatatgtatctatatgatacaaaatatattaaccctttgaatgttgaccaacgccgatctgcgttttgccaacaagtgcatgggcctgaaatacgccgataggcgttgtatattgaacatgtacaaagtaaacaagaatactacccgttaagcctttccaggtagcattgaaaaaaaatacattgaacatgggttgtgtaatccatgtcattcatttgtcaacatttataaatacaccggaatttctgaatttataaccatagcagaatttcccgatggaagtTCCTAATTgtcgagtattttagattgtggcttgacaTTTAGATTGTAAgcgttacattttaacaacaatgaagaagatggaactagttttgagaaaatacattcattaatagacttctcttgttgattttatattgttgcaagatatattagagagtctaaacacacctttacataAATCTAAATcgtcggcggtagttatctagggcaGTGATCTAGGGTTGGTTTTGATtagcttcaattttttttataccagctttctattggatttctaaataattctagttggaaatgttggcgaaattttcagcatggcgAGCTTTCTACAGAAAAGACGCCAGCACTCAAACGGTTAAACATGCTTCTTTGTATCGAAATGTTAATAGAGAAATCGCTACAGTTGTtaaccatattttattttattttattttatttttttgttacaaatcaatatagactcgccattacagatttgctccaatgcgacgggtgtacgttaacgaaatacagaatacataaacaatcagaaatcagaaatacagtaatacatacatatacaatcagaatatatagcatataacaattaatcagaaataataatcatagagacatctatggattatttttagattttttttgtatacaatttttatacatataataaatacgaaattatagagatgtctatagagatatctatagatttcagattactgtgtataattattacaaattatacacaggcagatttttgtgacaacaggattagatctaatgccaattttcaggaaccgtttcagcaatgatcagataaaattggcaaactctaatagagaaacgatcgatttggagtcacaaaacccccaaatctaaccagcagtggcgaggactccaacctttgacctcagtggtgctaaatatatacgctaccactaagccaaactgctggctgttaaaagaaataaaactaataatagccttgtaaaaaataagaACAACATTATTACTGAAAATTTTATGCgttcatatgtacctatgtatatgtacatatatgattttacCGGCGCAACGACATCTCAGCGCAatccaacttagcgccgacctttcggagGTTTAGAAACCCTCTTtacggtttagaaaccctgcttaaaaataaatgtttgcggcacaaagagtatcaaataaatttattcgcatttatgaaattatcggTAAagggactactagtcaaatgtgaacctgtcacaggataactggtcgctctagatcggtcacgagaaaactagtcacacgctaaaactggtcacacgctaatactggtcacgaaaaaactggtcacacgctaaaactggtcacgagaaaattggtcacgagaaaactggtcacacgctgaaactggtcacgagaaaactggtcacacccaaaaatttaaaattggtcacacaaacaaaaatattctcaaatactttttatttacgaagtttttattattatcgactagacatatgttcgagccgAAGGCCATCGTGGCCGTGGCCGtggccgttgtttgtggtcttcgcgaggagttcgCGGGCATCTGTCAGCCCATCTGACGTTCGCATCGCTCGCATCCGAGAAGGttggcaatcgcttttgcgttcatttcactttgacagttcgaatgtcaaatcaaaatttaatcttaattcaccgcggggaggtctatgaaaacactgattgtgttagtaagaggatcctttatttatgttcacttgttacaatagtaattttatgtaaaaaagaaggtcgttttgttttctcagcttcggagccaatgggacgttgccagagattcattctgcatgtttgtacaagAGCGATGATTATGCCATCGGCTTCATCTTTAATATGGACGGTATCTAATATAACCATCGGCCACGGCCACGGCCACGAGGgcctttggctcgaacatatgtctagtcgataataataaaaatttcgtaaataaaaagtatttgagaatatttttgtttgtgtgaccagttttctcgtgaccagttttagcgtgactagttttctcgtgaccagttttagcgtgacggatgatcacgagtgaccggtctagagcgaccagttgtcctgtgacaggttcatatttgactagtaatcaccgaaccgaaattATCATATAGATATGCCCgataatttcaatacagtaattattttcgaaagcgCATTtacaacttattgaaaaaattgattttgcgctgaattgtctgTGCTAAGTTGGCTTGCGCTGATTTGTCCTGCCACCGACTTTACCATAAATTCCACATTGAACAGCAACAGCAACgttttcaaagttgttttttttccatctttttACCTGAGTGGATCTAGAGGCGGCTCTaccaaaaataaactaaaaaagctGCTCGTATGCACAAACAGGTTGAGCAACACTGGTATATAAAAATGCCCAaaacataatattgtatttggGTACACGTCTTACCATTTGTGCtgtgaattattttttctaaattgaaaatgCAACAATTTAGAATTGATTCGATTGAAGAGGATGCAGCCtttttacatttgtatgtaaaaatactagttccaagtctattaattttttttgcttaAGTTATTCTCATTGTGTGTAACAAAGAACGCCAGTTGAACGTATAACCTTTCAGCGATCGGTTGGGTTTCATTCGAGCCTTTGTTAAAATTCGCTGGAGATAAGATTTCTGGGTATTTACAAAGATTATTCAATAATTACTCTATATATACACGTTGAAACAGGGACATTTCCCTGAGTTGAAACGAGCGATCCATATAAAACCCATAAAGTATGTCGAAGGTCAATGTTTTTAACATCAATTTCGGCGGAtgacgcaatatttggcacacCCACCCAAATGGTACACAGAGAAGAATAAAATCGATGCTGTCTGTGATCGTAGAAGCGCATTTTCGCGAATATTAATGTTTTCTTTTGTGAATGAGAATGTTTGAATGTCAATATGGGTGTTTTTTATGCAAAGCGTCTAATTTTAGCTACACCAGtgttacacacattttttttgcactcgCTATCATTGTATCCAGGCAATAATTGAGACTTGGCGAGCCGATTCGTCAGTGTCTAATTCTAAAAGCTAGTACGCTACATACTCACATTGTGTGcatgtatttttacaaggctcttttatatatttttaagtgctAGTCTGCGCTCGACCGCGGCTGTGAACGAACATGTCGTCGTCCCGTGCACTCAAGTTTGCAAAATTGTGGAAGGAGCAAGTTTTGGACAAGTCTCTGGAGTTGGCCAAGACCTACAAGGACCCACAGTCGACGAGCACCCCCGGAGTGGCCACCGGCCAAGTCAAGCGTGATAAAACTGAAGATGAGAATCTTCGTGCAACTTTTATTGCTTCCAATGGCGATGATAGCAAATCCACTGATTCACATATGGGTGAAGGCAAGTTTGATgcctttaattttatcaatacaTTCCAATGTCCACGTTGAATTGAAACATTCTTCAATTAttataggttgtggctatttacaggtaatatatctgcaaattattggctatttgcaggtactatatctgcgacaggtgcaaagccttctgcgcatgcgcgtgaactacatttaatgtatgctagacttgtttaatcaatcgttcattattttaatcttatatgtttaatcaattgttcattattttaatagttcatcagttcgaactaaatattaagaggtttaaaacgaaattttaacagtaaacacacTGACAGTGACAGTGACAGTGACAGATAgacaataattcgcagatatattacctgcaaatagccaacaattcgcagatatattacctgcaaatagccacaaccattattATATGGAAGTATAATAGTTGTGCAAAAAGGATCCAACCCATATATTCTCATAATATAAAAGCCGATAGTGGTAGTATCGAATGTCGAAAGTttgcttttacatacatacattgcataaaaaaataagttattaAGATTTGTGAATTTGCATATGTCAAAATACAGTaatgatgatgtatgtatttaggttAGATGCTTCATTTGGAGACACATTAGCATAgtctgtatgtatttaatttgtagATTTGTTAATTTGATCTGCAGGAAGCTTTTAAACGTGTTTTTATTGGAGATGTATACTGTATGTAAATTTCAACAGTCTGCTAAAAATAGCAAATCAATATTACAGATCGTATTAGCAATGCTAGATGGGCGTTGTTCTACAAAAGCGATCCAACCcatatgtgaaatataataaaattaagttgTATTCAAAACATATTACACACTTGTAAGTTCGCTATTgcttttatttaaacaatactCTTACTTTTTGCATCG
This window contains:
- the LOC143909806 gene encoding uncharacterized protein LOC143909806 — protein: MSSRRVDFVKLWKEQVFDVACEKSLDLVKNYKDPQSKNISVEATSQKRLEKTKDDKEESLRETSIASNDDDDKLTDPFLDNGDGKRANDDAVQNESDCEDISELKENKGKMSASANINVVRDESVDAAKIKPKKKIPKTCCQQVRKSFANFGLGWCICTTITSCLCCGLCMVPLFFLGRCLCCNCPSFDSDNDDDDEKCAEGEKTKGVKPDCSVEDAEKEKDPKVITEAPSGNLKPILEEVDSEINVKSEEEISGKP